A region of the Litchfieldia alkalitelluris genome:
TTGAACTAAAGCGAATGAAATTTCGCATTTTTAGGTTAATCTACTAGGCCATTTATGTAATATTAAGCGATTGGTTGCACCTTATCTTGATATGTCTTAACTACTTCCTCAGTCTGTCTTTCAAACATTTCATGAATCATTTGTAATTCAACTTTCATCTTCGTTATTTCTTCTTGAATGGATTGGAGTTCTGTTTCTTTTTGCAATGACTGTAACTCAGCCTCTATTTGTTGACATCTTTCTATTTCAGATTGAATAAACAGAAGTTTATCCATTGTTTTTAATTGTTCACCAACAAGCTCTTCAAAATGGTTCATGGTCGTTTCCCTCCAAGATATTATGCTCTTGATGAATATTTCTATAGATACCTTCTTAATTCCTTTGACTATATCTGTTGACTAATGAGAAGTTTTGTCGATAAAAAACGTTTATAATTCACTAAAAAGAAAAGACACTCCCGCCGAAGTGGGAATGTCTTGAATTATTAAGAGTTTTGTCCTTTGTTTTGCTCAGCTTTTTGGTTTTGACGTCTCACTTCTTGAGCGTTAGTTTCGCTAGCAAATTCTGTTCCGAATTGTCCAGCTCCACCTTGTCCACCTTGTGCAGATTGAGCGTTTTGTTGTCTAACTTTTTGAATGTTAGTTCCAACTTGTGTTTTGTTGTTGTTTGCCATCGTTATCACCTCCACGAAGATAATTTGTCCAAGAGGTGATATGTTTATCCGATAATTTTTATATTTTTTTTGGAATTTTTTTAGCGATTTAATGAATTAAACTAAAAGAGACCTTCCTCCGTCTACAATAATCGTTTGTCCTCGAATCATGGAAGATTGATCTGAAACTAAAAACATAACAGCATTAACTAAATCTTCCGGCTCAACGATTCTGCCTGCTGGTGTATTTTTTCTCGCATCTTCTAACAACTCTTCACGATTCGGAAAATGTTTTAGTGCATCAGTATCCACTGCTCCACCAGAAACAGCGTTTACGATGATATTTTTAGGAGAAAGCTCAACAGCTAAATAACGTGTTAATGCTTCGACAGCTGCTTTAGAAACTCCCACTGTTGTATAATTATCTAAATAACGAATAGAGCCTAAAGAACTTAAACTAATAATTCTTCCTTGACCAGTTTGTTCCATTCTCTTCGCTGCTTCTTGTGCACAAAATAACAATGCCTTACTATTAATATCCATTGTCCAATCCCAATGAGATTCTTCAAGCTCCATAGCAGGACGTAATACTCCAGATGCTGCATTATTAATAAACACATCTAAACGACCAAACGCTTCATCGATTTCAGCAAAGAGCTCTTTAATTTTTTCAACTTTTCCGACATTTGCTTTTACGACAATTGCTTTACGTCCTAAGCTCTCAATTTCCGCCGCCGTTTCTAATGCTGCACTTTTACTTCTTGCGTAATTCACTACAATGTCATACCCATTTTCAGCTAATCTCAGGGCTATTGCTTTACCTATTCCACGACTGCTACCAGTCACAAGTGCTACTTTATTTGACAATCAAAACAACTCCTCAATTTTAGTTTTTCTTTCACTTTTTCTCTCTACAAAAACCTTTTTAGTTTTTAATAAAATCAATCATACAGAAAAAAGCCTTAATTAGATAATTTTATCATGTTTAGACATCCATATTGTATCAGAAACTACATAAGAGAACGAACTAAGGAGGTCAAAAAATATGTATGTTGGTCGTGATATGACAGAGCTTACGATGGTATCTAAAAGTGACTGGAGAGATTCCGAGTTGGCTTTCTTCCACCATTCCTTACAGCAAATGGTTCCATACTTAAACGTAGAGGGTCAATCTATTCATCGTTCCATTATCCAAGAAATAGAGGCAAGAGGCGGACTGAAAAGAGGAGAAGCTGACTATACGCACGGAACAAGAGTTACTTATGACTAAAAAGTGAAGCGAACCAAGAAATTTGCTTCTTCGAAAGGCTGATGCTCTCAAGGGGTTAGGAGCTTAAGCGAGACATTCACAATAAATTTTTTTCAAATCAATAATAATATACCTAGGGGAAAAATCCCCTAGATACATACTAATCACAAGCTTTAAATCTTTTTAAGATATTTTGGTGTGAAACAGGAAAAGCTAAACGACTTAACTCTTCCGGGGTAACACTTTTAAGCTCGCTTGCTTCATCAAGCTCTCCCTTGAGGTAACCCTTATACACAGATATATTCCATACGAGATGTGAAAAAACATGGTCTAATGAGGTAAACGCTTGTCCTAATTCGACGTCTACTTTATATTCTTCTACGATATATTCTTCAAGAGCCCTTTTGGGTGACTGAAAGTCAGGCTGTAATTCTACATTAGGAAATTCCCAAAGGTTTGCCAGTAGGCCTTTACTTGGTCTTTTATGAATAAGGTAGTTGCCTTTTTCATCTAAAATAACGACTGCTGCAATCGAAACCGATTTGGGTGCTTTTTTCTTACTTTTCACAGGAAGCTCTGACTGTACACCTTCATCAAATGCTCGACAATGATCTCTCACCGGACATAGTAAACAGGATGGACTTGTAGGCGTACAGATTAAGGCACCTAATTCCATTAATGCTTGGTTAAAATAGGATGGGTTATCTTTTGAAATAATTTCTCGGATGATGTCTTCAAATACAACCCGTGTTTTACTTTTAGCAATATCTTCCCAAATTGAAAAGATTCTTGATAATACTCTCATTACATTCCCATCAACTGCTGGCTGTGGAACGCCATATGCAATACTTAAAATCGCTCCTGTTGTGTATGGCCCTACTCCTTTGAGCTTGGATATTTCCTCAACAGTATTAGGAACTTTTGCATCATATTTTTCATCCACTTCTTTTACTGCTGCATGTAGATTTCTTACTCGTGAATAATAGCCGAGTCCTTCCCACGCCTTAAGAACTTCTTCTTCTTCAGCTTGAGCAAGAGCCTCAATTGTTGGAAACTGTTTTATAAATCGGTTAAAATATGGAATAACTGTATCTACTCTTGTCTGTTGAAGCATAATCTCAGAGACCCAGACTTTATAGGGATCTTGATCCTCTCTCCAAGGTAAACTTCTCATTTCCCGTTCAAACCAGGCCAAAAGATCGTGTTGGTATTCGGCAATATTAAAGTCATGTAGGTTGAATTTTACATTGTTGTTAGTCACGTTTGTTCCCCCAGGATGTTAATCTTTAAGCAAAGTGGGAATATATATTTAAGAGCAATTTTTTAAGGCCCAAAATGATATGTCCCGAATTTCAAGGTCACAGTATTTCCGTAATTCTTTAAATAGAGGATGTTGACCCTCGGTTCGTAATTTCTTTAGCGCATAAAAGTGAGCAACTGTTGGGAGCTCAAATTGTTCCACATAAATATGGTTTTCTTTTGATGAAACAAACCATTGTATGTTTTTTGCGCCATAATTAGCTAAATGGTCCAGTACATCTTTCATCGTGCTCTCATACGGTAATAAATCTGCTTGTTTTACAGAATACTCAATATAAACTGAAACACCCTTATTCATCGCAAATTCTCCTTTTAGTTAATGACTAAAGTAATTTGTGTTTTATATTTAGGCTACATTCGTGAATTTTGTTGCTTATGAACTAAGAACTAAGTTTTCTTCTTAAACCAAAATCGCGAAAAAATACTGTTATTCACATTAAACTTGATCAATAAGCAACAATCTGTTTAGAAAAGAGCCTATAATTTCAAGGAGGTCAAATTCATTGGATACCGGTACACATGTTGTCATGGGGCTAGCATTAGGTGCGATTGCTACATTAGATCCCATTGTAGCGAACGACCCTATTACCGCTCAAGGTGTTGTTATAGGTACACTTATTGGGTCACAGGCTCCAGACTTAGATACAATTTTAAAATTGAGAAATAATGCAAAATATATCCGAAATCACCGTGGTATTACTCATTCTATCCCAGCAGTATTGCTATGGCCACTATTGGTTACGGGTTCAATTTATTTGTTTATACCAGAGGTGAATTTACTCCACCTATGGATTTGGACATTTATTGCTGTAATCCTGCATGTTTTTGTCGACATATTCAACGCATATGGGACACAAGCCCTTCGACCTTTTTCGAGAAAATGGGTGGCTTTAGGCGTTATTAACACCTTTGACCCTTTTATTTTTTTCATGCATTTGGTCGGAATCATGATTTGGCGATATGGTGCTCATCCAGGATATACGTTTTTACTCATATACTCTATTCTGACAGTATATTACTTGGCTCGATTTCGTGCACGCCGAAAGGTTTCCAACAAAATTTTAGAAAAAATTCCTGATGCAAAGGAGATTATTATTTCTCCTACCTTCCGATTTCACCATTGGCACGCTGCAATTACAACTGATAAATATTTTTATGTGGCCAGATCAAAGGATTACGAAATTACCATTCAAGATAAGTTTGAAAAATGCCCAATTCCGGATACACCGGTAATAAATGCTGCGAAAAAAGACGAAAACATTTCTGCTTTCCTTTCGTTTTCACCCGTTTATCGTTGGGAAGTAGATGAATTTAGTGACCACTACGAAGTCCGTTTTATCGATTTACGTTATCGAAGTAAAGGGTATTATCCATTTGTTGCTATTGTTCAGTTGGATCAACATTTAAATATTATTAGTTCGTACACTGGCTGGATTTTCAGTGAAGAAAAATTGCGTAAAAAACTTGAACTATTACCGAGTTAGAAAAGCAAAGCGCCTTGGTTAGCCCTAAAAAGAGATGGGGGACCCTCTGACTAGGAAGCTTGCTTCCTTCGGAAGGGTCTTTAAGCTCTCGAGGGGCTGGTGCTGAGCTAGAAATAAAAATACTTATTCAAATAACTAATGTGCCAGGCTCCCCTTGAGGTACCTGGCACTTTTTCTATTGGAGAAAATCTTTATATTTTGGATTTTTAACAATGAAATGATCAAGGTTTGACCCATAGCTCTCAATTAGCTGTCTCACGACTTTTTCAGTCATTTTCTCCCCATGATATTCATGCCCTGCTTTAGCATAAGTTGTTTCAAAATCATCCCAAAGCAATTCAACCCAACTTAAGGCCTTTTCATATGAAAGTTGTTGATTTTTCTTAACTAAAAGTAGTGCTAATTGTTCTTTAATGGTATCCATTCACTTACAACCAACCTTTCCAATAATTCTTCTGCTCTCTTTTACATATCCAAATCCTTAATTCCTCATACTATAGATACGTGCTTGAAGAGGAATTCCTTTTCTCGCACGGTACTCTTTTATAGGAGGTCATTATTCATGAGAAATAAAGATCGTGGTTTCCCAAATCAAAATGATCAAAAGTTTGAAGGTGAACCAAGAGCTAAAGCAGAATATGCCTCAAAAAGAGCAAATGGCACGATAAATACTCATCCTCAAGAGAGAATGAGAGCATCAGGTGAACGTCACGATTTCTAATTACTAGAACTACTGAAAGATCATCGTGCTATACCGCATAATTTCTACTTAGAAGTTGACGATTTTAGTCAACTTCTTCATTTGATTTTATTTTTTTTCAATAAAGAGATTGGTAAAGCTTCTTCACTTTCATTTCCATCTAATCGATGGCCCCAAGCGAATATACCATTCATATAAGCAATTTCAAAAGCACTCCCAGCATCTCCTTCAATCTCATATACCTCACCTGGAATAAAGCTTTCAGGGTCTAGCAGATATGATTTTGCCATAGAAATCTTACGTTCATAAACCGCTAATTCATTTACAATACCAAGTTGCTCAGCTTTTCTTGCCTTTTCTGTAAGTTTCCCAATTTCCTGATGTAACTCAAATTCATTCATTTGACTATAACGTTTTTCCTGCATGGATATTCACTCACATTCAAATAGTATAGTTAAGTCTTTAAAAAAAAGAAAAGATTTCATCACTGCCAGTTTTTGTTACTATTGTCTTCATTCTTCTTGGAGTGTTTCTAAATATTTATCAATTAGCTCGATTGAAAAGCCTTTCCGGTACAAAGCTTGTTTCATTTTTTGCTCGAAGACATACCCTTCAAATTTTTGATATTTTCTTAACGCTTTTTCTCCTTGATAAGTAAGGGCTTCCCATTGATCATCTACATCATTCTCAATTTCTACTTCTTTTGTCGCCTCATTAATAATATCCCATGGAAATCCTTTTCTAAGTAAGGTTTGTTCTATCTTCTTCTTTTGCTCTAAGCTTGAGACTCTGCTATTCTTAGAAGATAATTTTGATGCAATTCCTTTTGCCACATCAACCTGCTGATTACGATTGTACTCCATTAAGCTATCCTCAATAATATAGACTTTTATCCCCTTTTCTTCCAGCTCACGCTTAATTACCTCGGGGCCTTTAACAGTTGTCTTTAGCTGTGTCCTCACATATGCGGTAGCAAAATCCTTATCATTTAAGTAACTAAACTCATATAACCGGTGAATGATTTCTTGAATAATTGGAGCTTCAATTTCCTTTTTTTTCAGATAATCCACGACTTCTTTTTCTGAACGCATCCGGTGTGCCAAAAAAGAAATCGCCGTATTAGTTCCTTTCTTCACTTCATCATCAAACTGTATTTCACTTATATCGAGACTGTCTAGTTCTAAGCCCTTTTTAAGGTTAAATTTAATTAACACATTTTGATCAACACTAAACGCATACTCGTCCTTCCCGTTGCCATTGTCTAAAAAAACGTTAAACCGTTCTGTATTTTTTTGTTGAGTTGTTATTTTCGAAATAACTGCCATTTTACTCACCTTTGTATTTTATTTATTAAATTAAGAGGATTTTGTAGTAGAGTGTGGAAAAAATAAATAGTATAGAATACTTATTATTATTATATATGAAAGTTTTCATTATTTTTAGTGAAAGACACTTTTTTAAAGATAGACATCCAAGCTATTAAAAATTTGGACCTTGAAGAAGGAAAAGTTTATTTACCATGAGTGGAATGAGCGTAGAACCACTTGACTCCTGCGGGATCCAGTAGTCTCGTGAGACCCCGCAGGAGCCCACTGGCGACGAGGAGGCTCACGGACCACCCCGCGGTATCCTGCGAGTGGATCGCAGCTCATGGAACTCCACTATCTAAGCAATTTTCAGGTAAATGTAAAAACATGAGGAGGATCTGTGTGTATATTGCGATAACAGGTGGAACCGGGTTAGTTGGAACCGCACTAACTGATTATTTTATCAATAAAGGACATACTGTTTATATTTTCACAAGAAGTCAACGTCAATCCTCAAAAAAGAATTTGCATTACATCCCTTGGTTAACGACTGATTCTTCCTCTTCAGCTGCTATAAAACAAATCGATGTTTTCATCAACTTAGCTGGAGAATCTATTAATAGTGGAAGGTGGACTGAGTCAAGAAAGAGCCGAATTAAACAGTCTAGACTTATGGCAACTGACACTGTTATAAATTACATTAAAGAGTTAAATCCTAAGCCCTCTCTTTTAATTAACGCGAGTGCTATTGGAATTTATGGTACATCTGAAACGAAAAGCTTTGATGAAACATCTGTGGAATATGGAGATGATTTTCTCGCAAAAACAGTGATTAGTTGGGAGGAGCATGCAAAAAAAGCCGAAGAATTTAATGTGAAGGTAGCGTATGCAAGATTTGGCATTATCCTTGCAGAAAATGGTGGTGCCCTTCCTAAAATGTTGTTACCTTACCAACTGATGATTGGTGGTAAAATAGGTTCTGGTAAACAGTGGTTATCCTGGATTCATATTGATGATGTTGTAGAAAGTATAGATTTCATCATATCAGAGCAATTATCAGGAGTTTTCAATCTAACTGCACCAAAACCTGTTACAATGAATGAATTTGGTCAAACCATTGGAAAAGTTCTAAAAAAAACACACTGGCTAGCAGTTCCTTCAATAGCTTTACGAATTCTATTAGGAGAAATGAGCATACTTATTTTAGAGGGCCAGAAAGTACTTCCAAATAGACTATTATCTAATGGGTATACGTTTAAATATCAGACTTTAGCGCCAGCCCTTCAGAGCATAGTTTCCGAAAAAAACTCTCTGAAATAACTTCATTTCGACGTGTTTCTACAGCTTTAGACGGGTATATTTAACACTCGTCGAAAATCGTAAAAAAGTATCAATTTTTTCCACATTTTTTTTAAAAAAAGTAGTATCTTTTTGGAATGATTTCGAGTATTATACGTAAAGTAACTATTAATAACCAATTAAAACTTACAACAAAATAAAAACTTAAATAATTCAACAACCTTAGTGTTGTTGTACTATTTAGGGAAGGCAAATGGTGCGCCACCAGTTTTTTAGCTGGTTCTAGTGGGTTCGATTCCCACCCCGAAATTTTTTTTAACACTTAAAAAATTTCGAGGGTGAGATGATATCACTAGTCTGTCCTCGTGTTGGAGGGATATTGATGCTAAAAAAACGTGATTTACAAGATTGTCAGGCTCTTTATGAGTTGATGGTGCACCCAGAGGTCTTCCCTTTTGTGCGTCATAAAGCTTATTCTTATGAAGAGTTTTTATTCTTAACTAAGCAAACCATTGAAGCAGAAGAGCGTGGTGAATTGATTTCACGTACCATTTTAGACGAATGGGGCTCTCCAATTGGGACAATTAACTTATTTGATATTCAAGAGGGTGCTGGTTTTCTTGGTACATGGCTTGGTAAACCATATCATGGAAAAGGATATAATAAACCAGCTAAGGATGCATTCTTTAATGAATTATTTTATGAACTTACAATTCAAACGATTTTTATGAGAATACGTAAAATAAATGGAAGATCAACGATGGCTGCGGAGAAATTGCCTTATGTAGCCCTTGCAAATGAAACAAGAAAATCACTATTAGATGAAATAAATGGTGGTCAAGATATATACAATCTTTACGAAGTGTCAAAAGACTTATACACATTGCATACTCTTCGTACAGGAAACACGAAAGAAGAAGAGCAACATCAATTAAAAGAAGCTTAAATCTTAGGAGAAGTCATTATTTATGATTTCTCTTTTTTCTGTTTTGAAAAGGAAAATCATGGACAAAATAGTAGTATTATGAATGAAAGCGAGGGATTGTTCATGAAAGAAAAACGACGTGATAAAACGAAGAGTACATTAAGCAGTATGCAGGAGGTTGTCTATCAAAGAGAATTTAAGATGGCCGACAGAGCTGGCGGTTATACTCCAAGAAAATTAAAATAAATTTCGTAATACTACCATTCATGAAACCCAAGTAATCACACATCCTAATTCTAGGAAGAAGGATTTATCAAAACCATTCTTCTACCGCTATTTAAGGAGGAATGAACGATGGGAAAAAATGATGAACAACTTAAAGTTCCAAAAAGTATGCAATCAGATGGTATTGATGTTGAGTACTCTGAAGAACTTGCCGATCAAGATGACCGCGAAGCACAAGCTCGCGCAGCAGCTGCCGATGCTCGAGCAAAGAAACAAACTAAATAACTTTGGCTAACTGATATGGATAAGCATTCATATCAGTTGTTTTGTGGATAAGTTTTCGGACTTTTCTTAAGATTTGTCCACATTCACCCCTGAATTTGAGGTTGTGCACAACTTTATCCACATTAATGTGGATATTGTGCATAACTTTTTTTACCTCTTTTAATACCTTCTTCAAATAGTTCTACGATTCGACAACCTTTATACACAAAAAAGTGGGGATAATGTGTATAACCTTTACAATGACCGGTAATATAATATTTTCCTTGTGGATAGTTTTTTCGACTTTTTTCTTTACTCCTAAATGTAAAAATGGGTGTAACGTCTTGCTCATCAATTGAATATGATGGGTTAAGTGTTTTTTTCCATCCTGGATTTGGTTCTTAGTTTTCAATTAGGAGGAATGAATATGAGTTACACAATCACAAGGGATTATATTTCTATTGGTAATTCCAGATCTGGTCAACGAATTTCTAACGTACTCTTTATTGTAAGTCATGATACAGGGAACCCTGGATCAACTGCATACAATAATCGAAATTATTTTAACAGACAACAACCTTCAGCCTCTGCTCATACATTTATTGATGATAATTATATTTTAGAAATAATACCATTAAATGAAAAAGCTTGGCATGTACAATATGGGACGGCAGTAGATAATCGGCTGTTCGGAGACGATGCTAATGATGCCGCGATAGGTGTCGAGTTATGCCATGGAGGATCAATAAATTTTCAAGAAGCATATCAACGTTATGTATGGTATCATGCCTACCTATGTGACAGGTTTGACTTGAATCCTAGAGAGCATATTGTTGCTCATAGCGAGCTAGATCCTTCTCGTCGATCTGATCCACAAAACGCGTTAAATCCAAGAGGAATTACTTGGACAGAATTTATAAATGATGTCGTAAGATCTCTTGAAAATGATTTTAATGGTTCTGCGCCTTCCCCTTCTCCAGCGCCAACTGCACCGCAGGTAAAAGGTGTTACAGTTGATCTTCCTGTTGAAAAGGGTGACAAGGGACAGTTTGTAAAAGAAATACAACAGGATTTAATAAAAGCTGGAGTCCCACTACCACGTTATGGGGCTGATGGAATTTTTGGTGATGAAACTGAAAAAGGTGTTAGAACATTTCAACAAAGACACGGTCTATTGGTCGATGGGTTAGTCGGACCGCAAACATTATCAAAACTTGAAGAAGTTCTAGAATCAAATCAAACAACTTCAGGGCTTAATCTGCCTAACGGAATTCTTCGACGAGGTGACCGTGGAGATAATGTACGAGAAGTCCAAAGAGCTTTAGATCGAGTTAATTTTGACCCTGGACCTATCGATGGAATTTATGGACCAAAAACGGAAGACGCCGTTCGTCGTTTTCAATCGATGTATGCAGCGCTTGCTGATGATGGAATTTATGGACCGAACACAAAAAGGTATCTTGAAAGAGAGTTATCAAATTAAAATAGGGTATGAAATGTCCTATTATGCGTGGTATTGGTGCATGCTGTGGGGCATTTTTTTTTGGATTTCTTTGATGTTTGATAGATGGTGATCATATCTTCGTAGCTTTTGTTTGCTTGCACCTACAGCTTTGCGACGATAAACTAGGTTCAGCAGCTTTTGCTATACATTCATTCAAACTTGTCTGAAGTCGGGTTTGGTTCAGACAGCTTTGGCTTGCTTTCAACCAAAGTTGTCCGAAGACGAACCGAGTTCGGACAGCTTTGGCTTGTTCTCACTCAAAGTTGTCCGAAGACGAGCCAAGTTCAGACAGCTTTTCCTTGCTTTCACCCAAAGCTGTCCGAAGATGAACTAGGTTCGGACAGCTTTGGCTTGTTCTCACTCAAAGTTGTCCGAAGGCGAGCCAAGTTCAGACAACTTTTCCTTGCTTTCACCCAAAGCTGTCCGAAAATGAACTAGGTTCAGACAGCTTTCCCTTTTTACTATTAAAGCTGTCCGAAGGCGATGACACTCAACTCTTTTGCCCTAAACTGTCCCTATTCAACTTTATATTTTATTTTAGCTAACCCATAACATGCCTTATCATATATAAATAATTGCACAGTGTATATAAGAAAGTTCACATCCCCGCAAAAAAGATATGAACTTTTTTAGAATTCACAGAATATCCATTGCTTCTGTGCAAAACACTTTTCAATCCCTGTATAATATGCTAAAATTCTAATATTCAGAATTTAATGCGCGTTCACTATGTATAGGGAGGGATTTTATTGTTACGTTTTGCAATTTCTTTTATCCTGGCATTTGTGCTTATCGTTGTTGAGGCAATGATTGTTATGAAGCTAAAGAATTACGCTGGTATTGATTTGAGTAATATTCAACTGTTGGTCGGTGTGTATGCAATGAACTTCTTTTTAGTTTTTGCTATATTGACTGATGTAAAACGTTGGATTGAAAATCAAGAGGAGTCAGACACTCAAATCGAGGGTTAAGCAAATTCCATAGTATATATTCCCTCCAACTTCGTAAGCATAGCTTACGATTTTTTTTTATTTTCCAACACTTTCATGCTATGTTTTAAACATAGACACTTTTTAAGGGGGCTTATATGGAAATACTGTTGATTAGACATGGGCAATCTGAAGCTGACTTGTGAGATGTCCATGAAGGAAGAGCTGATTATCCTCTAACTACCCTGGGAAAAATGCAAGCAAGGGCATTAGCAGAGACTAGAAAAAAGATACAAACCTGATATTATTGTTAGTAGTACTTTAAAAAGAGCAAAAGAAACAACTGAGATTCTATCAAGTATTACGAATGTTGAACTAAAGTTTGAGGACCAATTACAGGAATACAACAATGGAGTTCTTGCAGGGTTATCAAGAGATGAAGCAAGAGTTCTTTATCCTCTTCCGATTGAAGGACGTCCTCCACATCAAGCCATTGCTGAGGGTGAATCAGAATTGGAGTTCAGATTTAGAGCAGAAACTATTTTTCTGAAAATTTTAGAAGACCATAAAGAAGTAAATCGTATTGCTTTAGTCTCTCACGGTGGTATGATTAACAATTTACTACGTTCTTTTTGTCCTTACCTATCTTAACTACTAATTTTTTTTCAACGGGAGACACAGGGTATCACCTTTTAAAAATCGAACAACATCAAAAAAGGATATTATTCTTAAATAACTGTAACCATCTACACCAAATATCCAATATCCAAGAATAGGAGATCTTAACATGATACATAAATTAGGATTAGAGAAAGAGAATTTCCATGGTTCTTTTAGCAACCAGTATAAGCCAATTCTTGAAGTTAACTCTGGAGATACAGT
Encoded here:
- a CDS encoding YgaB family protein — encoded protein: MNHFEELVGEQLKTMDKLLFIQSEIERCQQIEAELQSLQKETELQSIQEEITKMKVELQMIHEMFERQTEEVVKTYQDKVQPIA
- a CDS encoding gamma-type small acid-soluble spore protein; protein product: MANNNKTQVGTNIQKVRQQNAQSAQGGQGGAGQFGTEFASETNAQEVRRQNQKAEQNKGQNS
- the fabL gene encoding enoyl-[acyl-carrier-protein] reductase FabL yields the protein MSNKVALVTGSSRGIGKAIALRLAENGYDIVVNYARSKSAALETAAEIESLGRKAIVVKANVGKVEKIKELFAEIDEAFGRLDVFINNAASGVLRPAMELEESHWDWTMDINSKALLFCAQEAAKRMEQTGQGRIISLSSLGSIRYLDNYTTVGVSKAAVEALTRYLAVELSPKNIIVNAVSGGAVDTDALKHFPNREELLEDARKNTPAGRIVEPEDLVNAVMFLVSDQSSMIRGQTIIVDGGRSLLV
- the mutY gene encoding A/G-specific adenine glycosylase translates to MTNNNVKFNLHDFNIAEYQHDLLAWFEREMRSLPWREDQDPYKVWVSEIMLQQTRVDTVIPYFNRFIKQFPTIEALAQAEEEEVLKAWEGLGYYSRVRNLHAAVKEVDEKYDAKVPNTVEEISKLKGVGPYTTGAILSIAYGVPQPAVDGNVMRVLSRIFSIWEDIAKSKTRVVFEDIIREIISKDNPSYFNQALMELGALICTPTSPSCLLCPVRDHCRAFDEGVQSELPVKSKKKAPKSVSIAAVVILDEKGNYLIHKRPSKGLLANLWEFPNVELQPDFQSPKRALEEYIVEEYKVDVELGQAFTSLDHVFSHLVWNISVYKGYLKGELDEASELKSVTPEELSRLAFPVSHQNILKRFKACD
- a CDS encoding metal-dependent hydrolase, coding for MDTGTHVVMGLALGAIATLDPIVANDPITAQGVVIGTLIGSQAPDLDTILKLRNNAKYIRNHRGITHSIPAVLLWPLLVTGSIYLFIPEVNLLHLWIWTFIAVILHVFVDIFNAYGTQALRPFSRKWVALGVINTFDPFIFFMHLVGIMIWRYGAHPGYTFLLIYSILTVYYLARFRARRKVSNKILEKIPDAKEIIISPTFRFHHWHAAITTDKYFYVARSKDYEITIQDKFEKCPIPDTPVINAAKKDENISAFLSFSPVYRWEVDEFSDHYEVRFIDLRYRSKGYYPFVAIVQLDQHLNIISSYTGWIFSEEKLRKKLELLPS
- a CDS encoding YfhJ family protein, which codes for MDTIKEQLALLLVKKNQQLSYEKALSWVELLWDDFETTYAKAGHEYHGEKMTEKVVRQLIESYGSNLDHFIVKNPKYKDFLQ
- a CDS encoding small, acid-soluble spore protein K, whose amino-acid sequence is MRNKDRGFPNQNDQKFEGEPRAKAEYASKRANGTINTHPQERMRASGERHDF
- a CDS encoding YfhH family protein; translated protein: MQEKRYSQMNEFELHQEIGKLTEKARKAEQLGIVNELAVYERKISMAKSYLLDPESFIPGEVYEIEGDAGSAFEIAYMNGIFAWGHRLDGNESEEALPISLLKKNKIK
- the recX gene encoding recombination regulator RecX, encoding MAVISKITTQQKNTERFNVFLDNGNGKDEYAFSVDQNVLIKFNLKKGLELDSLDISEIQFDDEVKKGTNTAISFLAHRMRSEKEVVDYLKKKEIEAPIIQEIIHRLYEFSYLNDKDFATAYVRTQLKTTVKGPEVIKRELEEKGIKVYIIEDSLMEYNRNQQVDVAKGIASKLSSKNSRVSSLEQKKKIEQTLLRKGFPWDIINEATKEVEIENDVDDQWEALTYQGEKALRKYQKFEGYVFEQKMKQALYRKGFSIELIDKYLETLQEE
- a CDS encoding TIGR01777 family oxidoreductase is translated as MYIAITGGTGLVGTALTDYFINKGHTVYIFTRSQRQSSKKNLHYIPWLTTDSSSSAAIKQIDVFINLAGESINSGRWTESRKSRIKQSRLMATDTVINYIKELNPKPSLLINASAIGIYGTSETKSFDETSVEYGDDFLAKTVISWEEHAKKAEEFNVKVAYARFGIILAENGGALPKMLLPYQLMIGGKIGSGKQWLSWIHIDDVVESIDFIISEQLSGVFNLTAPKPVTMNEFGQTIGKVLKKTHWLAVPSIALRILLGEMSILILEGQKVLPNRLLSNGYTFKYQTLAPALQSIVSEKNSLK
- a CDS encoding GNAT family N-acetyltransferase; protein product: MLKKRDLQDCQALYELMVHPEVFPFVRHKAYSYEEFLFLTKQTIEAEERGELISRTILDEWGSPIGTINLFDIQEGAGFLGTWLGKPYHGKGYNKPAKDAFFNELFYELTIQTIFMRIRKINGRSTMAAEKLPYVALANETRKSLLDEINGGQDIYNLYEVSKDLYTLHTLRTGNTKEEEQHQLKEA
- a CDS encoding YfhE family protein; translated protein: MKEKRRDKTKSTLSSMQEVVYQREFKMADRAGGYTPRKLK
- a CDS encoding YfhD family protein; protein product: MGKNDEQLKVPKSMQSDGIDVEYSEELADQDDREAQARAAAADARAKKQTK
- a CDS encoding peptidoglycan-binding domain-containing protein, which translates into the protein MNDVVRSLENDFNGSAPSPSPAPTAPQVKGVTVDLPVEKGDKGQFVKEIQQDLIKAGVPLPRYGADGIFGDETEKGVRTFQQRHGLLVDGLVGPQTLSKLEEVLESNQTTSGLNLPNGILRRGDRGDNVREVQRALDRVNFDPGPIDGIYGPKTEDAVRRFQSMYAALADDGIYGPNTKRYLERELSN